The Stutzerimonas stutzeri DNA window GCTGATCCTGCGCGAGCAGATGTCGGCGTTGCAGGAAGAGCCGCTCAGGCTGTTCTAGTGGCGAGCCGGTTTTGGCCGGCTGAAGCCCACCGAGCCGGCCAATGCCTACACGGGCGAAGGCCCTCTTCAGGCCTCTTCGATCAGCCAGTCCAGCCGCCAGCCACCCTGGCTCTGCGCCAACTGCTCGGCCAACCAGGGCAACAGCTCTCGCAGTTCATCCTCCAGCCCCCACGGCGGGTTGACGATGGCCAGGCCCGAGCCGGCCAGGCGGCTGGCGTCGTCGGCGGGGTGGACGAACAGTTCGGCGCGCAGCAGTTTCGGGGCGCCGCTGCGGGCGAGGTCCTGATAAAAGCGTTTGAGCTGGCGCTCGTCCTTGATCGGGTACCAGATCACGCCGATGGTCTGGCGCATGCGGCCGAGCGCTTCCTTGAGCGCCGTGACGCATCGGCTCAGTTCGTCGGCCTGTTCGAATGGCGGGTCGATCAGCAGCACCACGCGCTTCTCGCGGGTCGGCATCAGCGCCCGCGGTACATGCCAGCCCTCGCCCCGGTGCACCGCCACGCGGCGGTCGCCGGACATGTTGTCCTTGAGCAGGGCGCCATCCTCGGGATGCTTCTCGTTGAGCTGCAGCCGATCCTGCTCGCGGGTCAGCTGCCGCGCCAGTTCCGGCGAGCCCGGGTAGTAGCGCAGCGCGCCGTCCGGGTTGAGCGAGCGGATCACGCCGAGGTAGTCGTCTAGCAGCGCCGGGCGGGTTTCGGCCTGCCAGATGCGGGCGATGCCCTGCAGCCACTCGCCGGTGCGGCTGGCCTGGTCGCCCGCCAGGTCGTAGAGGCCGACGCCGGCGTGGCTGTCGAGGTAGGCGAACGGGGCCTCCTTGCGCGACAGCAGGGCGAAGATCCGGCTCAGCACCAGGTGTTTGAGCACATCGGCGTGGTTGCCGGCATGGAAGGCGTGGCGGTAGTTCATCTGATCCTCCTGGAGAGCGGCGCAGTTTACCTGTCGGCCCTGCCCAGCGCAGGCCCGGCATGACCGGCGTCGTTTTCCCCAATCACCGACACGGGCTACAGTGGCGCCCCACGACCACTGAACGGAGCTGCCCCATGGACCTGCGCGATCTCTTCGGCATCGAGCACCCGATCATCCAGGCACCCATGGCCGGTGCGCAGAATCACCTGCTGGCCGCGGCGGTCTGCAAGGCCGGCGGGCTGGGCTCGATCCCGGCCGGCATGCTCGATGCGGCGGCGCTGGACGCCGAGCTGACCGCCATCGAGGCGCTGACCGACCGACCCTACAACGTCAATTTCTTCTGTCACCAGACGCCAGCCGCCGACCCGACGGCCTTCGACGCCTGGCACCGGATGCTCACACCGTTGTTCGCCGAATTCGACGTCGACCCAGCCAACATTCCGGCCGGCGCCACCCGCCAGCCGTTCGACGTGGCAATGGCCGCGGTGCTGGAGCGGCACAGGCCCGCACTGGTCAGCTTCCACTTCGGCCTGCCTAGCCCCGACCTGTTGCAGCGCGCCCGCGCCACCGGGGCGAAGATCGCCTCCAGCGCGACAACGGTCGCCGAAGGCCTCTGGTTGCAGCAGCACGGCGTCGACCTGGTGATCGCCCAGGGTCTGGAGGCCGGCGGCCACCGCGGCATCTTCCTCAGCGAGGACCTGACCACCCAACTCGGCACCTTCGCCCTGCTGCCGCAACTGGTCGCCGCGCTGGACGTACCGGTGGTCGCCGCCGGCGGCATCGCCGATGCCCAGGGCGTGACGGCAGCGCAGGCCCTGGGCGCCGCTGGTGTGCAACTGGGCACCGCCTACCTGCTGTGCCCGGAGAGCCGCACCAATGCGCTGCATCGCGCCGCGCTGAAGAGCCCGCAGGCAGTGCATACCGCGCTGACCACCCTGTTCAGCGGGCGCCCGGCACGCGGCATCGTCAACCGCATCATGCGCGAGCTGGGTCCGCAGCCCGAAGGGGTGCCGCCCTTCCCGCTGGCCGGCAACGCCATCGGCGCGCTGCGCGCCCAGACCGAGAAGCAGGGCCTGGATCACTGTACGCCGCTGTGGGCCGGGCAGAACGTCAGCGGCTGCCGGGAGATCCCGGCCGGCCAGCTGACTCGTGAACTTGCCGGCGGCTGGCGGGCCTGAGTCATTACGCATTCCGTCGCGGCGAGCCCTGAGCCGCCGCGACGGGGCGTAGAATCGACCGCACGTCACACGGAATCCCGTCATGAGTCCACTGACCAATACGCTCGTCTTCCTGGCCACCCTGGCCGGCATGGAAGTCTTCGCCTGGTGGGCGCACAAGTACGTGATGCACGGCTGGGGCTGGGGCTGGCACAAGTCGCACCACGAGCCGCGCAACGGCTGGTTCGAGAAGAACGACCTCTATGCGGTGGTGTTCGCTGGCGTGGCGATCCTGCTGATCGCCCTGGGCACGGCCGGTTATCACCCGCTGGAATGGATCGGCGCCGGGATGACGGCCTACGGTTTTCTCTATTTCGTCGCTCATGACGGGCTGGTCCATCACCGCTGGCCGCTGCGCTACGTGCCGCGCAACGGCTATCTCAAGCGGCTGTATCAGGCGCACCGTCTGCACCATGCGGTCGAAGGAAAGGAGCGCTGCGTATCCTTCGGCTTTCTCTACGCGCCGCCGCTGCCGGTGCTCAAGCGCCAGCTGCGCGAGCTGCACGACGGGCCGCTGCGCAAGCACCAGGGTGCATCTAGCGAGGACGTCTCCAGAGATCGTCAGAACGCGGCCTGACCTGCATCCGCCGCGAGGCCAGCGCCAGCACGCCGCCCCCCAGCAGGAACTGCAGCTTCTGCCCTTTGCTGGTCGACACCCGCGCATCCCAGGCCGCCGCGCCGCGCGCTTTCACCTCGACGCCGATCTGCCGGTAGACGCCATGAGCCGTGGCGATCGACCAGGCCGAGCGTAACGGCAGGTCGCGCAGGCCCTGAGACGCAGAGCGATAGTAGGGCTCGGCCAGATCCACCAGTCGCGCCGCCAGCGTCGCCAACGCGGCACGATGCTGAGGCAGCGCGACCTCGTCCTCCGGAATACCCACCTCCGCCAGCCACTCGACCGGCAGATAGACGCGCCCGATCTGCGCATCCTCGACGATATCGCGGGCGATGTTGGTCAGCTGAAAGGCCAAGCCCAGATCACAGGCGCGATCCAGCGTCGGCTCCGCTTCGGCGCCCATCACCCGCGCCATCATCAGGCCCACCACGCCGGCAACCCGGTAGCAGTACAGCAGGGTGTCGTCGAGGGTCTGGTAGCGGTAGCCCTGCACATCCATGCGAAAACCCGCCAGATGCTCCAGCGGATGGGCCTTGGGAATCCGATGACGCTGGATCACCTGCTGGAAGGCGGCGAACGCAGGATCGGCCATCGGCTCGCCGGCGTAGGCGCGCTCGGTGAGATCGACCAGCTCGGCCAGCCGCGCCTCACCGCTGTTGCGATCGCCCTCGACCTGGCCATGCCCCAGCGTCTGGCCGTCGATCACATCGTCGCAATGACGGCACCAGGCGTAGAGCATCACCGCGCTCTGGCGGGTGCGCTCGTCGAACAGCTTTGCCGCCGCGGCGAAGCTCTTGGAGCCGACGTTGATCGCCTGAGTGGAGTGATCGATGACCTGATCGTTCATCCGGCCTGCTCCTTCAACATGAAGTCCTCCAGCATCAGCCCGGCGGTGGCCTTGGCCGAACCGACGACCCCCGGCACGCCGGCACCCGGGTGAGTGCCGGCGCCGACGATATAGAGGTTGGGAATCACGTCGTCGCGGTTGTGCGGGCGGAACCAGGCGCTCTGGGTGAGGATCGGCTCCAGCGAAAATGCCGAGCCCAGATGGGCGTTGAGCTCGTCGCGAAAATCCTGCGGCGTGAAGATCCGGTGGGTCACCAGATCGCCACGCAGCCCCGGCATGTAGTGCCGCTCCAGGTACTCGAAGATGCGGTCGCGGTACTTCGGGCCTTCCTCCGCCCAGTCGATATCCGCCGTGCCCAAGTGCGGCACCGGCGCCAGCACGTAATGGCTGGCGCAGCCTTCCGGCGCCAGCGAAGGATCGGTGACGCAGGGCGCGTGCAGGTAGAGGGAAAAGTCGTCTGCCAGCGTCTCGCGCTTGAAGATCTCGTCGATCAGCTCGCGGTAACGCGGGCCGAAGCACACCGTGTGATGCTGCAGGTGCTCATGACGGCGCTTGAGACCGAAATGGATGACGAACAGGGACATCGAGAAACGCTTGCCGGAGAGCCGTTTGGCCTCGTCGCGACCACGCGCCTCATGCCCGAGCAGCTGCTTGTAGGTGTTGACCACATCCGCGTTGGACGCCACCGCATCGGTGTCGAAGCGGCGACCGTCACCCGTGATCACGGCCTTCGCGCGTCCGGCCTCCAGCTCGATCCGCGCGACCTCGGCGTTCAGCTCCAGCCTGCCGCCCAGATCCTCGAACAGCCGGACCATCCCCTGCACCAGCGCCCCGGTGCCGCCGCGGGGAAACCAGACACCGCCCTGGCGCTCCAGGGCATGGATCAGCGCGTAGATGGACGAGGTCTCGAACGGATTGCCGCCCACCAGCAGCGAGTGAAAGGACAGCGCCTGGCGCAGCCGGTCGTTCTCCACGAACTTGGCCACCATGCTGTACACGTTGCGCCAGGCCTGCAGCTTGGCCAGCTGCGGCGCGACGCCGATCATGCTGCGAAACGACAGGAAGGGCACAGTGCCGAGCTTGACGTAGCCCTCCTCGTACACCGCCCGCGAATAGGCGAGAAAGCGCTGATAGCCGGCCACGTCACGAGGGTTGAGCGCGTGGATCTGCCGGTCCAGCTGGGCCTGGTCGTTGACGTAGTCGAAGCTGTAGCCGTCCTCCCAGCACAGCCGGTAGAAGGGGCTGACCGGCAGCAACTCGACATAGTCGGCCATGCGCTTGCCGGCGCCGCTGAAGAGTTCTTCCAACGCCGGCGGATCGGTGATCACCGTCGGCCCGGCATCGAAGGTGAAGCCCTGGTCGTGGTAGACGTAGGCGCGGCCGCCCGGCTTGTCGCGCTTCTCCAGCAGCGTCGTCTGGACGCCGGCGCGCTGCAGGCGGATCGCCAACGCCAGCCCGCCGAAACCGGCACCGATCACCACCGCCCGCCTCACACCGCCTGTTGCCTGGTTCATCGTCTGTCCTTGTGCAGATTGCTGGCGGCCAGCGCCCGCAGCGCCTCGCCCACCGGCACGGGAGGTTTGCCCGAGACGATGCGCAAGCGGTCCCAGGCAGTCAGCTCGGCCGCATAGAAGCGCTGGATCAGCGGTTCGCGCAGCCGGTAGAAACGCTGCATCACCGCCCAGCGGCGATCCGCCGGGCCGGCCATGAACAGCATGCGATTGAGCAGGCGGAAGAAGCCGCGCCGGCGCCACTGCAGCGTGGAATAGTCGCGAATCGCGGCGAACAGGCTGCCTGCATCCCAGCGATCGAGGGCGACCAGGTGATCGGCCAGGCGCACCGCATCGGGCAGCGAATAGCCCGTGGTGGGGTGGAACAGCGCGGCCGACAGTCCGCTCTGCGGCACGCCACGCGCCTCGCCCCAGAACGCCGCGATATCGCCGGACAGCACGATGGGCAGCACGCCCTGCTCTTCGCGCAGCACCTCGCGGATCGCCCAGCCGCGGCCCTCGGCGTAGCGCTGGATATTGGCGCGCAGTGCCTCCGGCGCCACCGCATCGCCGTCGGCGTAGTAGGTGTCTTCGATCAGCAGGCTGTCGACGCTGAGCGGCAGCACGTAGACGAAGCGATAGCCGTCTTTCTGGGC harbors:
- a CDS encoding 23S rRNA (adenine(2030)-N(6))-methyltransferase RlmJ, whose product is MNYRHAFHAGNHADVLKHLVLSRIFALLSRKEAPFAYLDSHAGVGLYDLAGDQASRTGEWLQGIARIWQAETRPALLDDYLGVIRSLNPDGALRYYPGSPELARQLTREQDRLQLNEKHPEDGALLKDNMSGDRRVAVHRGEGWHVPRALMPTREKRVVLLIDPPFEQADELSRCVTALKEALGRMRQTIGVIWYPIKDERQLKRFYQDLARSGAPKLLRAELFVHPADDASRLAGSGLAIVNPPWGLEDELRELLPWLAEQLAQSQGGWRLDWLIEEA
- a CDS encoding NAD(P)H-dependent flavin oxidoreductase, with the translated sequence MDLRDLFGIEHPIIQAPMAGAQNHLLAAAVCKAGGLGSIPAGMLDAAALDAELTAIEALTDRPYNVNFFCHQTPAADPTAFDAWHRMLTPLFAEFDVDPANIPAGATRQPFDVAMAAVLERHRPALVSFHFGLPSPDLLQRARATGAKIASSATTVAEGLWLQQHGVDLVIAQGLEAGGHRGIFLSEDLTTQLGTFALLPQLVAALDVPVVAAGGIADAQGVTAAQALGAAGVQLGTAYLLCPESRTNALHRAALKSPQAVHTALTTLFSGRPARGIVNRIMRELGPQPEGVPPFPLAGNAIGALRAQTEKQGLDHCTPLWAGQNVSGCREIPAGQLTRELAGGWRA
- a CDS encoding sterol desaturase family protein, which encodes MSPLTNTLVFLATLAGMEVFAWWAHKYVMHGWGWGWHKSHHEPRNGWFEKNDLYAVVFAGVAILLIALGTAGYHPLEWIGAGMTAYGFLYFVAHDGLVHHRWPLRYVPRNGYLKRLYQAHRLHHAVEGKERCVSFGFLYAPPLPVLKRQLRELHDGPLRKHQGASSEDVSRDRQNAA
- a CDS encoding phytoene/squalene synthase family protein — protein: MNDQVIDHSTQAINVGSKSFAAAAKLFDERTRQSAVMLYAWCRHCDDVIDGQTLGHGQVEGDRNSGEARLAELVDLTERAYAGEPMADPAFAAFQQVIQRHRIPKAHPLEHLAGFRMDVQGYRYQTLDDTLLYCYRVAGVVGLMMARVMGAEAEPTLDRACDLGLAFQLTNIARDIVEDAQIGRVYLPVEWLAEVGIPEDEVALPQHRAALATLAARLVDLAEPYYRSASQGLRDLPLRSAWSIATAHGVYRQIGVEVKARGAAAWDARVSTSKGQKLQFLLGGGVLALASRRMQVRPRSDDLWRRPR
- a CDS encoding phytoene desaturase, encoding MNQATGGVRRAVVIGAGFGGLALAIRLQRAGVQTTLLEKRDKPGGRAYVYHDQGFTFDAGPTVITDPPALEELFSGAGKRMADYVELLPVSPFYRLCWEDGYSFDYVNDQAQLDRQIHALNPRDVAGYQRFLAYSRAVYEEGYVKLGTVPFLSFRSMIGVAPQLAKLQAWRNVYSMVAKFVENDRLRQALSFHSLLVGGNPFETSSIYALIHALERQGGVWFPRGGTGALVQGMVRLFEDLGGRLELNAEVARIELEAGRAKAVITGDGRRFDTDAVASNADVVNTYKQLLGHEARGRDEAKRLSGKRFSMSLFVIHFGLKRRHEHLQHHTVCFGPRYRELIDEIFKRETLADDFSLYLHAPCVTDPSLAPEGCASHYVLAPVPHLGTADIDWAEEGPKYRDRIFEYLERHYMPGLRGDLVTHRIFTPQDFRDELNAHLGSAFSLEPILTQSAWFRPHNRDDVIPNLYIVGAGTHPGAGVPGVVGSAKATAGLMLEDFMLKEQAG
- the crtY gene encoding lycopene beta-cyclase CrtY, producing the protein MTPDADLILVGGGLANGLLALRLRQQRPELRVLLLEQGETLGGNHTWSFHQHDLTPAQQAWLAPLVEQHWPGYEVIFPALRRQLGSGYASIFSSRFHQHLMAELGGQIRLGVEVSAVEPQRVQLVGGQSLEAGAVIDGRGVRRSAQLALGFQKFLGQELRLQQPHGLRVPIIMDASVAQKDGYRFVYVLPLSVDSLLIEDTYYADGDAVAPEALRANIQRYAEGRGWAIREVLREEQGVLPIVLSGDIAAFWGEARGVPQSGLSAALFHPTTGYSLPDAVRLADHLVALDRWDAGSLFAAIRDYSTLQWRRRGFFRLLNRMLFMAGPADRRWAVMQRFYRLREPLIQRFYAAELTAWDRLRIVSGKPPVPVGEALRALAASNLHKDRR